A region of Nostoc sp. 'Peltigera membranacea cyanobiont' N6 DNA encodes the following proteins:
- a CDS encoding BCD family MFS transporter, with amino-acid sequence MASGEVFDTKTKSLSVPRVNLLTMFRLGLFQMGLSMMSILTLGVLNRVMIQEIAIPATLVSVVLALPLFVAPSRVWFGQISDAKPLWGYHRTAYVWVGAAIFAIAAFLAIQVMWQLNLAANSTGGWTWTTQTIGWTAVLALVFAIYGLGICASGTAFAALLVDISEEDNRSKVVGVVWSMLMVGIIVGAIISASLLKQLTPEATLETLQASITRLFTIVPAIVFGLAIAATFGVEKKYSQYLTRSTLVNREDSITLGNAWKILTASPQTGIFFTFLLVMTISLFMQDPILEPYAGQVFKMPLAESTKLNVFYGTGLLIAYGVTGFYIIPRLGKRRTARLGCMLVAFCAILLGISGFTANAAVLKLALVLFGLAAGFLTTAAISLMLDLTAAEAAGTFIGAWGLAQSLSRGVAVVIGGTVLDIGRKLLPSQELAYGLVFILEAVGMVLSIWFLNRVNITEFQTSTKQAIASVLESDLD; translated from the coding sequence ATGGCAAGCGGTGAAGTATTTGATACCAAAACAAAATCCCTATCTGTGCCAAGGGTAAACCTGCTAACCATGTTCCGGCTGGGTTTATTTCAGATGGGGTTGAGCATGATGTCTATTTTGACTCTGGGGGTACTCAACAGAGTCATGATTCAAGAAATAGCAATTCCGGCGACGCTGGTATCAGTAGTTTTAGCACTGCCTTTATTTGTTGCTCCTTCCCGTGTCTGGTTTGGTCAGATTTCCGATGCCAAGCCGTTATGGGGATACCACCGCACAGCTTATGTCTGGGTGGGTGCGGCAATATTTGCGATCGCAGCCTTTTTAGCTATACAAGTAATGTGGCAACTAAATCTTGCCGCTAATAGTACAGGTGGTTGGACATGGACAACTCAAACAATCGGCTGGACGGCAGTTTTAGCTTTAGTTTTCGCTATATACGGTTTAGGAATTTGTGCTAGCGGTACTGCATTCGCTGCTTTGTTGGTAGATATATCTGAAGAAGATAACCGTTCCAAAGTAGTTGGTGTAGTTTGGTCGATGCTAATGGTGGGGATTATTGTTGGGGCAATTATCAGTGCCAGTTTGCTGAAACAGTTAACGCCAGAAGCAACCTTAGAAACCTTGCAAGCATCTATCACCAGGTTGTTTACTATCGTCCCAGCAATTGTATTTGGTTTAGCGATCGCAGCCACATTCGGCGTAGAAAAAAAGTACTCTCAATATTTAACCCGTTCCACATTAGTAAACCGGGAAGACAGCATAACTCTAGGCAATGCTTGGAAAATCTTGACAGCTAGCCCGCAAACAGGTATATTTTTCACCTTTTTATTGGTGATGACTATCAGTTTGTTTATGCAAGACCCAATTTTGGAACCTTATGCGGGTCAAGTGTTTAAAATGCCCCTAGCGGAAAGTACCAAATTAAATGTTTTTTATGGAACTGGTCTACTGATTGCCTACGGCGTTACGGGTTTTTATATTATCCCGCGTTTGGGTAAGCGCAGAACTGCACGTTTAGGCTGTATGTTGGTAGCATTCTGTGCAATCTTGCTGGGCATATCAGGATTCACAGCTAATGCAGCAGTTCTCAAACTAGCTTTGGTATTGTTCGGTTTAGCCGCAGGTTTCTTAACTACAGCCGCAATTAGCTTGATGTTGGATCTGACCGCAGCAGAAGCCGCAGGTACGTTTATAGGGGCATGGGGATTAGCGCAATCCCTTTCTAGAGGTGTGGCGGTAGTAATCGGAGGTACAGTTTTGGATATTGGACGCAAGCTGTTACCAAGCCAAGAGTTAGCTTATGGATTGGTATTCATTCTAGAAGCCGTGGGAATGGTGCTGTCGATTTGGTTTCTGAATCGGGTGAACATTACAGAATTTCAAACAAGTACAAAGCAAGCGATCGCATCTGTTTTGGAAAGCGATTTAGACTAA
- a CDS encoding Get3/ArsA fold putative tail anchor-mediating ATPase NosAFP has product MALILTFLGKGGTARTKIAIAAAKLLASQGKRVLLAGQAEPTLSILLGTTIGADPQEIAPKFQAVQFKASVLLERNWDEVKKLEAQYLRTPIFKDVFGQELVVLPGMDNALALNAIREYDASGKYDAIVYDGTGDSLTLRMLGLPESLSWYVRRFRQLFVNSDLGKTITESPLIQPLISSFFNINWTADNFAAPTNQVNNLLEKGRAALADPKRLAAFLVTTGDPIEVANARYLWGSAQQIGLTVGGVLLVSPETNVNLSEEFIPLPVSVIPDSPVGDWQPLIDALPNFEAQALQAPKPIEIDIPNRQVRLFLPGFDKKQVKLTQYGPEVTIDAGDQRRNIPLPSALSGRSVAGAKFQNNYLIISF; this is encoded by the coding sequence ATGGCTCTAATATTGACATTTTTGGGCAAAGGCGGCACCGCTCGTACCAAAATTGCGATCGCCGCCGCCAAATTATTGGCAAGTCAAGGCAAGCGCGTACTCCTGGCAGGACAAGCAGAACCAACATTATCAATTTTGTTGGGTACTACCATTGGTGCCGATCCCCAAGAGATCGCTCCCAAGTTTCAGGCGGTACAGTTTAAAGCATCTGTACTGCTTGAGCGTAACTGGGACGAAGTGAAAAAACTGGAAGCGCAATACCTCCGCACACCTATCTTCAAAGACGTTTTTGGTCAAGAACTGGTAGTACTACCAGGGATGGACAACGCCCTAGCCCTGAATGCTATCCGTGAATATGATGCCAGTGGCAAATATGATGCGATCGTCTACGATGGCACGGGTGACTCTTTAACGTTGCGAATGTTGGGTTTACCAGAATCTCTCAGTTGGTATGTCCGGCGATTTCGGCAATTGTTTGTCAACTCCGATTTGGGGAAGACGATTACTGAATCGCCCTTAATTCAACCGCTAATTAGCAGCTTTTTCAATATCAACTGGACAGCAGATAACTTTGCAGCGCCCACTAACCAAGTCAATAATCTCTTGGAAAAAGGGAGAGCCGCGCTTGCCGATCCCAAGCGTCTTGCTGCTTTCTTAGTGACCACAGGAGATCCGATTGAGGTAGCAAATGCTCGTTATTTGTGGGGTAGCGCTCAACAAATTGGTTTAACTGTTGGTGGTGTTCTGCTTGTGTCTCCTGAGACAAACGTCAATCTGTCAGAGGAATTTATCCCTCTACCTGTGAGTGTCATTCCCGACTCGCCCGTAGGTGATTGGCAACCACTGATAGACGCACTACCCAACTTTGAAGCACAAGCTCTACAGGCTCCCAAACCAATTGAAATAGACATCCCCAATCGTCAGGTACGCTTATTCTTGCCAGGTTTTGACAAAAAGCAAGTCAAGCTGACCCAATATGGGCCAGAAGTCACGATAGATGCAGGAGATCAGCGACGGAATATTCCCCTACCCTCGGCTTTAAGTGGTAGATCCGTTGCTGGAGCAAAGTTTCAGAATAATTATTTGATAATTTCGTTTTAA
- a CDS encoding DEAD/DEAH box helicase has protein sequence MTLSFQELGISQQRVEKLEKIGFTEPTNIQIQAIPQLLGGRDVVGQSQTGTGKTAAFSLPILERLDINQKAVQAIVLTPTRELAMQVHDAIAQFIGDEGLRVLAIYGGQSIDRQMLQLRRGVHMVVGTPGRVIDLLDRGCLKLDQVKWFVLDEADEMLSMGFIDDVIKILSQAPVDRQTALFSATMPPSIRMLVNKFLRSPATVTVEQPKAAPNKINQVAYLIPRHWTKAKALQPILEMEDPETALIFVRTRRTAAELTSQLQGAGHSVDEYHGDLSQQARERLLIRFRNRQVRWVVATDIAARGLDVDQLSHVINFDLPDSVETYVHRIGRTGRAGKEGTAISLVQPFERRKQQTFERHNRQNWQLLTIPTRAQIEARHIMKLQELVREALTGERLASFLPIVSELIEEYDAQAIAAAALQIAYDQTRPAWLSSDVEIPQEESSAPKPRIGKRRESSSSDRPRAAWKSDSNEERHSSPKPKLRTTGNESSASPSKKIGSPTARESAS, from the coding sequence ATGACTCTTTCATTCCAAGAATTAGGTATTTCTCAACAACGTGTCGAAAAACTAGAAAAAATCGGTTTTACCGAACCAACTAACATTCAAATCCAAGCAATTCCCCAATTGCTAGGTGGTCGTGATGTAGTCGGTCAATCTCAAACTGGAACAGGCAAAACAGCAGCATTTTCACTGCCTATTTTAGAGCGGCTAGATATTAATCAAAAAGCCGTGCAAGCCATAGTTTTAACCCCAACTCGTGAATTAGCAATGCAAGTTCACGATGCGATCGCCCAATTCATCGGCGATGAAGGATTGCGGGTGTTAGCAATCTATGGTGGTCAATCAATTGACCGTCAAATGTTACAACTCAGACGCGGCGTTCACATGGTTGTGGGTACTCCCGGACGGGTGATCGATTTACTCGATCGCGGCTGTTTAAAGCTCGATCAAGTGAAATGGTTTGTGTTGGATGAAGCTGATGAAATGTTGAGCATGGGCTTTATCGACGATGTAATCAAAATCCTCTCGCAAGCGCCCGTAGACCGCCAAACAGCCTTATTCTCGGCAACAATGCCCCCATCAATTCGGATGTTGGTGAACAAATTCTTGCGATCGCCTGCAACTGTCACAGTTGAGCAACCAAAAGCCGCTCCTAACAAGATTAATCAAGTAGCTTACTTGATCCCCCGCCATTGGACAAAAGCCAAAGCATTACAGCCGATTTTGGAAATGGAAGATCCAGAAACAGCTTTAATCTTTGTCCGCACCAGACGCACCGCCGCAGAACTCACTAGTCAATTACAAGGCGCTGGTCACAGTGTAGATGAATACCACGGTGACTTATCACAACAAGCACGGGAACGGTTATTGATCAGATTCCGTAACCGTCAAGTCCGTTGGGTGGTAGCAACTGATATTGCAGCACGAGGGTTAGATGTCGATCAACTCTCCCATGTAATCAACTTTGACTTACCCGATAGTGTAGAAACCTACGTCCACCGTATTGGTCGGACTGGTCGTGCTGGTAAAGAAGGAACAGCAATCTCTCTAGTACAACCATTTGAGCGCCGCAAACAGCAAACATTTGAACGTCATAACCGCCAAAATTGGCAATTGTTGACGATTCCTACACGCGCCCAAATTGAAGCGCGGCACATCATGAAATTGCAAGAGCTAGTGCGCGAAGCTTTGACAGGTGAGCGTTTGGCTTCATTCTTGCCGATCGTCAGCGAACTGATTGAAGAATACGATGCTCAAGCGATCGCCGCAGCAGCATTGCAAATTGCTTACGATCAAACTCGTCCCGCTTGGTTGAGTTCAGATGTAGAAATTCCCCAAGAGGAATCCTCGGCTCCCAAACCAAGAATCGGTAAGCGTCGTGAATCATCTTCTAGCGATCGCCCCCGTGCTGCATGGAAATCAGATAGCAACGAAGAAAGACATTCTTCTCCCAAGCCAAAACTGCGGACAACTGGGAACGAGTCTTCTGCATCCCCTAGTAAAAAAATAGGTTCACCTACAGCTAGAGAATCAGCTTCTTAG
- a CDS encoding inositol monophosphatase family protein: protein MNDFWTTILDFAQTTTTRVGKQLMQDFGKVQADQKADGSLVTQADKWADREIRDAIASTFSGYGILSEESDRSFPGTEWCWVIDPLDGTTNFTRGIPIWTISLGLLYRGTPIFGYVYAPTLNQAFHGFWPGSSGLATPIGAFLNLHPIHTSIDSPSNNHFFNLCSRSTAAIKNGFPCKIRMLGVASYNFLTVATGATLGGIEATPKVWDLAGAWVIVQAAGGTWVSLKSEPFPLSPGEDYSDRSFPTLVVSRPELVPVFQPFLEGVKI from the coding sequence ATGAATGATTTTTGGACAACAATTCTTGATTTTGCCCAAACTACTACTACCAGAGTGGGCAAGCAGTTAATGCAAGATTTTGGTAAAGTACAGGCTGACCAAAAAGCTGATGGTAGTTTGGTGACGCAAGCAGATAAATGGGCAGATCGGGAAATTCGGGATGCGATCGCTTCTACTTTCTCTGGTTACGGCATTTTGAGCGAAGAGAGCGATCGGTCATTTCCCGGTACTGAGTGGTGCTGGGTAATCGATCCTCTCGATGGTACAACCAACTTTACACGCGGCATTCCCATCTGGACAATTTCTCTGGGTTTACTGTATCGAGGCACGCCCATTTTTGGGTATGTTTACGCACCAACCTTAAATCAAGCTTTTCATGGTTTTTGGCCAGGTTCATCTGGTTTAGCAACGCCAATAGGAGCATTTCTGAACCTCCACCCCATCCACACTAGTATTGATAGTCCCAGCAATAATCACTTTTTTAACCTGTGTTCCCGTAGTACCGCAGCTATCAAAAACGGCTTTCCCTGCAAAATTCGGATGTTGGGTGTGGCTAGCTATAACTTTTTGACGGTTGCAACTGGGGCTACTCTGGGTGGTATTGAGGCGACACCAAAAGTTTGGGACTTAGCCGGGGCTTGGGTAATTGTCCAGGCTGCTGGTGGAACGTGGGTATCGCTGAAATCAGAACCTTTTCCGTTGTCACCGGGAGAAGATTATAGCGATCGCTCTTTTCCCACCCTTGTTGTCAGTCGTCCCGAATTAGTTCCGGTATTTCAACCTTTTCTCGAAGGCGTAAAAATTTAA
- the chlG gene encoding chlorophyll synthase ChlG encodes MSESTPITPDPNPTEAIDSVAINPSEQAIATADRNAKTRQLLGMKGAAAGETSIWKIRLQLMKPITWIPLIWGVVCGAASSGNYTWTLENVLKVLTCMLLAGPLMTGYTQILNDYYDREIDAINEPYRPIPSGAIPLPQVIIQIWVLLIAGYGLAFVLDVWSGHEFPTITAIAIIGSFIAYIYSAPPLKLKQNGWLGSYALGASYITLPWSTGHALFGELNSTIIILTMFYSLAGLGIAIVNDFKSVEGDRQLGLNSLPVMFGITTAAWICVVTIDVFQGFIAAYLVSIHENLYAAILVLLIIPQITLQDMYFLRDPVKNDVKYQASAQPFLVLGMLVTGLALGHAGI; translated from the coding sequence ATGTCAGAATCAACTCCCATTACCCCAGACCCCAATCCAACTGAGGCTATAGACTCAGTAGCAATTAATCCCAGCGAACAAGCAATAGCAACTGCCGATCGCAATGCGAAAACTAGGCAGTTGCTGGGGATGAAAGGTGCAGCTGCTGGAGAAACTTCAATTTGGAAAATTCGTTTGCAGTTAATGAAGCCAATTACCTGGATTCCCCTAATTTGGGGTGTAGTCTGTGGTGCGGCTTCTTCGGGTAACTATACTTGGACGCTGGAAAACGTGTTGAAAGTATTAACCTGTATGCTACTGGCTGGGCCATTGATGACAGGTTACACTCAAATTCTCAATGATTACTACGATCGCGAAATCGATGCCATCAATGAACCTTATCGCCCGATTCCCTCTGGGGCGATTCCCCTACCCCAAGTAATTATTCAGATTTGGGTATTACTGATTGCTGGCTATGGTTTGGCATTTGTGCTAGATGTGTGGTCTGGTCATGAATTCCCGACAATTACAGCGATCGCAATTATCGGTTCTTTCATTGCCTATATTTATTCTGCACCTCCCCTGAAACTCAAGCAAAACGGCTGGCTAGGTAGCTACGCCTTGGGTGCAAGCTATATCACCCTACCTTGGTCTACAGGACACGCTTTGTTTGGCGAACTCAATTCCACAATTATAATTTTGACAATGTTCTACAGCTTGGCTGGATTAGGCATTGCCATTGTCAATGATTTTAAGAGTGTAGAAGGCGATCGCCAGTTAGGATTAAATTCACTACCCGTAATGTTTGGCATCACCACTGCGGCATGGATTTGTGTAGTGACAATTGATGTATTTCAAGGATTTATCGCAGCTTATCTCGTCAGCATCCATGAGAATTTGTATGCAGCAATCCTAGTACTGTTAATCATTCCCCAGATTACTTTACAGGATATGTATTTTCTGCGCGACCCTGTGAAGAATGATGTTAAGTATCAAGCCAGCGCCCAACCGTTCCTTGTTCTAGGAATGTTGGTAACAGGTTTAGCGCTGGGTCATGCTGGCATTTAA
- the petP gene encoding cytochrome b6f subunit PetP: protein MEIGQKVKVFRLRDRVSPPIVKKLGQVGIIQGYKVIDGGIGVVVLFDDNFSTWFFEDEIKPV from the coding sequence ATGGAAATCGGACAAAAGGTTAAAGTCTTTCGCTTGCGCGATCGCGTTTCTCCCCCAATTGTAAAAAAATTAGGACAAGTGGGTATCATCCAAGGCTACAAAGTCATTGATGGTGGGATCGGTGTAGTGGTTCTATTTGATGACAATTTTTCCACTTGGTTTTTTGAAGATGAAATTAAACCTGTGTAA
- a CDS encoding MDR/zinc-dependent alcohol dehydrogenase-like family protein: MKGLWLENNQLQLRTDIPIPEPPAGEALVRVLRAGICNTDLELLRGYYPYTGILGHEFVGVVEKGPEHLVNQRVVGEINAACGHCRFCLSGQPTHCENRTVLGIVNRNGAFSEYLCLPIDNLHLVPDNVPTEVATFTEPIAAALEIQQQVPLRPNDRVLVVGDGKLGQLVAQTLALTGCELLAVGRHQEKLANLEARGIKTGLADAVKDGYFDISVECTGNPEGFAIARRALRPRGRLVLKSTYAGNLSLDISSLVVDEITLIGSRCGPFAPALQLLATGQVDVQPLIHATYPLIEGLAAFEHAQSRGVLKILLEISQ, from the coding sequence ATGAAAGGACTTTGGCTCGAAAATAACCAGTTGCAGCTACGCACAGATATTCCTATTCCTGAACCACCAGCAGGAGAAGCTTTGGTGCGCGTCTTGCGTGCGGGTATCTGTAACACTGACTTAGAACTACTCAGAGGCTACTATCCCTACACTGGTATTTTGGGACATGAATTTGTTGGCGTGGTTGAAAAAGGGCCAGAACACTTAGTTAACCAACGTGTAGTTGGAGAAATCAACGCTGCGTGTGGGCATTGTCGGTTTTGTCTGAGTGGACAACCAACTCACTGCGAAAATCGTACAGTTCTAGGTATTGTCAATCGGAATGGAGCCTTTAGTGAATATCTCTGTTTGCCGATAGATAACTTACATTTAGTACCTGATAATGTGCCAACAGAAGTAGCAACATTTACCGAACCGATCGCAGCAGCTTTGGAAATTCAACAGCAAGTGCCATTGCGTCCAAACGATCGCGTGTTAGTGGTTGGAGATGGCAAATTAGGGCAGTTGGTAGCCCAAACACTAGCACTAACTGGCTGTGAACTCTTAGCTGTGGGACGGCATCAAGAAAAACTTGCCAATTTAGAGGCACGGGGGATTAAAACTGGTTTAGCGGATGCTGTCAAAGATGGATATTTCGATATATCAGTAGAATGTACTGGCAACCCAGAAGGATTTGCGATCGCCCGTCGTGCCCTCCGTCCCCGTGGTAGGCTCGTACTTAAAAGTACTTATGCTGGCAACCTCAGCCTGGATATTTCGTCTTTAGTAGTGGATGAAATCACCCTCATCGGCTCTCGTTGCGGCCCCTTTGCCCCAGCCCTCCAGTTACTAGCCACAGGGCAGGTTGACGTACAACCCCTGATTCATGCCACCTACCCCCTCATTGAAGGGCTTGCAGCTTTTGAACACGCCCAGAGTCGCGGTGTTTTAAAAATATTGCTGGAAATTAGTCAATAG
- a CDS encoding aldo/keto reductase has product MENITLGQNGPSVTPLCIGTWAWGDKLFWNYGDRYGPEQLQEAFTAALEVGITFFDTAEVYGMGLSEKFLGQFLQQTQQPVQIATKFGPLPWRFTAQSVSDALTASLKRLQLERIALYQVHWPFAFFLSQETLMNALADEVKRGRIAAVGVSNYSAEQMRDAHQILAARGVPLAVNQVRYSLLSRQVESQGIITTARELGVTILAYSPLAQGLLTGKYSIDSIETPTGARKIDPRFKKEGLQKIAPVISLLRNFGEKYDRTPAQVALNWLIAQGNVIPIAGVKTAEQVRQNAGALGWKLSDDEVGELELVSRLWL; this is encoded by the coding sequence GTGGAAAACATCACATTGGGGCAAAATGGCCCATCTGTTACACCCTTGTGCATCGGCACTTGGGCTTGGGGTGATAAACTATTTTGGAATTATGGCGATCGCTACGGCCCAGAACAGTTACAAGAAGCCTTTACCGCAGCCTTAGAAGTTGGTATTACCTTCTTTGATACTGCCGAAGTCTACGGAATGGGACTATCAGAGAAATTTTTGGGGCAATTTCTCCAACAGACTCAACAACCTGTACAAATCGCTACAAAATTTGGCCCCCTACCGTGGCGATTTACAGCCCAATCCGTCTCTGATGCTTTAACAGCCAGCCTCAAACGCTTGCAATTAGAGCGAATCGCGCTATACCAAGTGCATTGGCCTTTTGCCTTCTTTTTAAGTCAAGAAACTTTGATGAATGCTCTAGCTGATGAAGTGAAGCGGGGTAGAATTGCCGCAGTCGGTGTGAGTAATTACTCAGCAGAGCAAATGCGAGACGCGCATCAAATATTGGCGGCGCGTGGAGTGCCTTTGGCTGTGAACCAAGTGCGTTATTCTTTACTCAGTCGCCAAGTTGAAAGCCAAGGTATTATTACAACTGCGCGTGAGTTAGGTGTCACTATTTTGGCTTATAGTCCTTTAGCACAAGGATTACTCACTGGAAAGTACAGCATTGATAGTATTGAAACCCCCACTGGTGCGAGGAAAATAGACCCGCGATTTAAGAAAGAAGGTCTGCAAAAAATTGCCCCAGTCATATCTTTGCTACGCAATTTCGGGGAAAAATACGATCGCACTCCCGCCCAAGTTGCTCTTAACTGGTTAATTGCTCAGGGAAACGTTATTCCCATTGCTGGAGTTAAGACAGCCGAACAGGTACGGCAAAATGCTGGTGCTTTGGGCTGGAAATTGAGCGACGATGAAGTTGGAGAGTTAGAACTAGTTAGTCGTCTTTGGCTGTAG
- a CDS encoding Uma2 family endonuclease → MFTIPDLEQLQAEHPEWQMELVDGNILLMGPSDYESEEIGAELVRLLGNWVRPQRLGRVTGSSAGFILPTLETENGKEADNEKRNLRAPDVSFVRADRLKISKRDFVELVPDLMVEIKSKSDRIKPLVEKIQLFLQLGSTVGILIDPDKLTLTVYRLNQEPIVLQNNDRLTLPDLLPGWELVVSEIWPPVFE, encoded by the coding sequence ATGTTCACTATCCCAGACTTAGAGCAACTACAAGCAGAGCATCCAGAATGGCAGATGGAGCTAGTAGACGGAAATATACTTCTTATGGGGCCATCAGATTATGAGTCAGAGGAAATTGGTGCTGAGTTAGTTAGATTACTCGGCAACTGGGTACGCCCACAAAGACTAGGACGGGTAACAGGTTCTAGCGCTGGCTTCATTTTGCCGACATTAGAAACTGAAAACGGGAAAGAAGCTGATAACGAAAAACGAAATCTCCGCGCTCCCGATGTGTCTTTTGTTCGGGCTGATAGACTGAAAATAAGCAAGCGCGACTTTGTGGAACTTGTACCTGACTTGATGGTTGAAATAAAATCTAAGTCAGACCGAATTAAACCACTGGTAGAAAAGATTCAGCTATTCTTACAACTCGGATCTACAGTTGGTATCCTGATTGATCCTGACAAATTGACGCTCACAGTTTATCGACTTAACCAAGAACCAATAGTTTTGCAGAACAACGATAGACTGACACTACCAGACTTATTACCAGGTTGGGAGCTAGTAGTGTCAGAAATTTGGCCTCCTGTGTTTGAGTAG
- a CDS encoding Rpn family recombination-promoting nuclease/putative transposase, translated as MKRDSIYYQIFKRFPGLLFELVDNPPLQGQNYRFESLEVKETAFRIDGVFLPPEYATSRVIFFAEVQFQKDEALYHRFFTESLMYLNRNRSQYDDWFCVVIFSSRSLEPKDQKTHRIFLNSDQVQRIYLDELGATNQQPIGINLMQLTLASDEVMAEQAKQLIERVKLESTDMLPKTEILDIITTIVVYKFSTLSREEVEAMLGLTLEQTRVYQEAKAEGREEGREEGREEQKAEMLKLTVPLLLKTGMSVEQIAQQLNVDIEAVQIAGQQKT; from the coding sequence GTGAAACGAGACTCCATTTACTATCAAATTTTTAAGCGCTTTCCAGGGTTACTCTTTGAACTGGTTGATAATCCTCCTCTGCAAGGGCAAAACTATCGATTTGAATCACTTGAAGTCAAAGAAACCGCTTTTCGCATCGATGGTGTGTTTTTACCTCCAGAGTATGCAACATCCAGGGTAATCTTTTTTGCTGAAGTTCAATTCCAAAAAGATGAAGCCTTGTACCATCGGTTTTTTACCGAGTCTCTGATGTACCTGAACCGGAATCGTTCTCAGTATGATGACTGGTTCTGTGTGGTAATTTTTTCATCACGCTCTTTGGAACCAAAAGATCAAAAAACTCATCGAATATTTCTCAACAGCGACCAAGTGCAGCGAATCTATTTAGATGAGTTAGGCGCGACTAATCAGCAGCCAATAGGTATCAATTTGATGCAGTTGACTCTAGCATCGGATGAAGTGATGGCAGAGCAAGCAAAGCAATTGATTGAGCGGGTAAAATTAGAGTCAACGGACATGCTGCCGAAAACCGAAATACTAGACATCATCACCACAATCGTCGTTTATAAGTTTTCAACCTTAAGTAGAGAGGAAGTTGAAGCTATGTTAGGACTAACTTTGGAGCAAACAAGGGTTTATCAGGAAGCCAAAGCCGAAGGTCGAGAAGAAGGTCGAGAAGAGGGTCGAGAAGAACAGAAAGCTGAAATGTTGAAACTTACCGTCCCTCTGTTGCTAAAAACAGGGATGAGTGTGGAACAGATTGCTCAACAACTCAATGTTGATATAGAAGCTGTCCAGATTGCTGGACAGCAAAAAACATAG
- a CDS encoding ABC transporter permease, whose translation MRISLKDNSTWLQVQRYWELLHVLVARNLKVRYRGSLLGIYWSLFNPLFMTGLYSAIFGTTFASYYNNSIMNYVLAAFTGLVVINFFSASTSQALSSVVGNGSLLNKISLPVSVFPLSMITANVFQFSVGTFPLLALMTLINSKSLVNVLALVFPFIALVLVSTGVGFFTSAMYVFFRDLPYFYELVVFVLWLSSPIFYPAAIVPPQVRQFLGLNPLSPIIESLRQITLSGSLPDLGLIWGALLSGIIILALGWTCFHLWRHQFMDLL comes from the coding sequence ATGAGAATTTCGCTTAAAGACAATTCAACTTGGTTGCAAGTGCAGCGCTACTGGGAATTGCTGCACGTTTTGGTAGCGCGGAACCTCAAAGTGCGTTATCGAGGTTCTTTGCTAGGGATTTATTGGTCACTGTTTAACCCGTTGTTCATGACAGGGCTATACAGTGCAATTTTTGGGACAACTTTTGCCTCATATTATAACAACTCAATAATGAATTATGTGTTAGCAGCCTTTACCGGGCTGGTAGTGATCAATTTTTTCTCAGCTTCTACCTCTCAGGCATTGAGTAGTGTAGTGGGTAATGGCTCACTATTAAATAAAATTAGTCTGCCAGTGAGCGTTTTTCCTCTATCGATGATTACAGCAAATGTATTTCAGTTTTCAGTGGGGACATTTCCGTTACTAGCATTGATGACTTTGATTAATTCTAAGAGTTTAGTCAATGTGTTGGCGCTAGTGTTTCCATTTATAGCCCTAGTTTTAGTTTCTACAGGAGTTGGTTTTTTCACAAGTGCTATGTACGTCTTTTTTAGAGACTTGCCTTACTTTTATGAGTTAGTTGTATTTGTACTTTGGCTGAGTAGTCCTATCTTTTATCCAGCAGCTATTGTTCCACCGCAGGTAAGGCAGTTTTTAGGTTTAAATCCATTATCACCAATTATTGAAAGTCTGCGCCAGATTACTTTATCAGGTTCTCTACCGGATTTAGGGTTAATTTGGGGTGCTTTACTTAGTGGAATAATTATTTTAGCTTTGGGATGGACTTGTTTTCACTTGTGGAGACATCAATTTATGGATTTGCTGTGA